A window of the Bacillus sp. A301a_S52 genome harbors these coding sequences:
- the esaA gene encoding type VII secretion protein EsaA — MNEGLMTSLKLGAKVLVVLLLPLLLFRYVDSQPAVIVSEDDDEGTRSIAVVNEDRGWSPESSEVETIELGQQISSLLNSEGTDYSWTVVTRSAAEQGFSNERYDAIIYVPSRFSENIMTFREDIPSTASINYVIQPNLVAKERQRVHREMANAQNKINKEMSMIYWSYVSQEVDNIRDQFDLILEKEIEFQDAMYSFYSPSSASLANEIDQHKSGLENILNQTSRMDEVSSSSADAASEAEGKISTFTEALEMYKESQFEQQLLLQETQAESKVAIQDGVTTYDNTLIEGQNLINEQLTKFSSPEFANDTDALLQSLGAMEKMMADGDAVLQSWSDSIQRQRRQVERLNEELLSLYQGEVVSDARRDVRAAANKLKDAPATGDETPDLPSPPEEGEAVDLGNLKADVTALEQEINNLKNSSEEEPPAESEENEAESSETDWSGVDSRLADLKTSVDDLESSINTQGALLDSWKDHVEAIEDAYRELAELKNDVSSVLTDEVLTLQDDLSLEHVRESDLRNKDLSYVLNYLEALYVYKATINQQQDDELIQEVLAHEDITRRIDNLFEANTAHSDELQKAFDKLLKGSDKTDSAVKKVEKNFYDYAAEAEAFIDEYNALVDAEHEKMQNELSDVIANSRDISTQIQELNAETFDWEESPSLQYLDGQMVFSVQQTASADLNHMAELVSSLDESQASIFGSTDELQTRVNEVQQQSDELNDRWAVNVDSTELIRDDVHGVLGNTVVDGQENPFIYSYLSSPVEVEGHVDGQVLSETEDRMPPVIMFVIILLSGLLIGFLSHYYSHNSYLVQSGLFILLNLAVGLIISIYGLNIYTFDNAQSVQWSIFTILLLFACSNIVRGGLFIGPFAGWLASIVMIMFFITPLINIIVPEFNVHHPIERAYMSLQYGGQSTPYMMMGILLAVTILVSAFIYMWQILRINPEVDEDEAKQAS; from the coding sequence ATGAATGAAGGATTGATGACTTCCCTGAAACTAGGGGCGAAAGTCCTTGTGGTACTTTTACTGCCACTCCTCCTTTTTCGCTATGTTGACAGTCAGCCTGCTGTTATAGTGTCAGAGGATGATGATGAAGGGACGCGAAGTATTGCGGTTGTAAATGAAGACCGAGGATGGTCCCCAGAGTCTTCTGAAGTAGAGACGATTGAATTAGGACAGCAGATCTCCTCTTTATTAAATTCGGAGGGCACTGATTACTCTTGGACTGTCGTCACCAGAAGTGCAGCTGAACAAGGATTTAGTAATGAAAGATATGATGCGATTATTTATGTACCGTCTAGATTCTCGGAAAATATTATGACGTTTCGGGAAGATATACCAAGTACGGCCTCAATAAATTATGTTATCCAGCCGAATCTTGTGGCGAAAGAACGTCAGAGAGTTCACAGAGAAATGGCGAACGCACAAAATAAAATCAATAAAGAAATGTCGATGATTTACTGGAGCTATGTCTCTCAAGAAGTCGATAATATTCGTGATCAATTTGATTTAATCCTTGAAAAAGAAATAGAATTCCAAGATGCAATGTATTCTTTTTATAGTCCGTCTTCAGCGAGCTTGGCGAATGAAATTGATCAGCATAAAAGTGGGCTAGAAAATATCTTGAATCAGACAAGCAGGATGGATGAAGTCTCAAGTAGTAGTGCAGATGCGGCTTCAGAAGCAGAGGGTAAAATCTCCACTTTTACAGAAGCACTTGAGATGTATAAAGAGTCTCAGTTTGAGCAGCAACTGCTACTGCAAGAAACGCAAGCTGAAAGTAAAGTGGCTATTCAAGATGGTGTTACCACCTATGATAATACGTTAATTGAAGGGCAGAACTTAATTAATGAGCAATTAACAAAGTTTAGTTCACCTGAATTTGCGAACGATACCGATGCTTTATTACAAAGTTTAGGTGCTATGGAAAAGATGATGGCAGATGGCGATGCGGTGTTGCAAAGCTGGTCCGATTCTATTCAAAGGCAGCGCCGTCAAGTAGAAAGACTTAATGAAGAGTTGCTGTCACTTTATCAAGGTGAGGTAGTATCAGACGCCCGCCGTGATGTGAGAGCCGCAGCTAATAAATTGAAAGATGCTCCTGCTACTGGAGATGAGACACCAGATCTACCCTCCCCACCAGAAGAAGGAGAAGCAGTAGACTTAGGTAATCTAAAAGCAGATGTAACAGCCCTTGAGCAAGAGATTAACAATTTAAAGAATAGTAGTGAAGAAGAACCACCAGCAGAATCAGAAGAAAATGAGGCAGAGTCCAGTGAAACGGATTGGAGCGGTGTAGATAGTCGTTTGGCAGATTTAAAAACGTCTGTTGATGACTTGGAGAGCTCTATAAATACACAAGGAGCACTACTGGATAGTTGGAAAGATCATGTGGAAGCGATAGAAGATGCTTACCGTGAACTTGCAGAATTGAAAAATGATGTGTCGTCAGTTCTTACAGATGAAGTTTTGACTTTACAAGATGACTTATCATTGGAGCATGTGAGGGAGTCTGACCTTAGAAACAAAGATTTAAGCTATGTGCTGAATTATCTAGAAGCACTTTATGTTTATAAGGCAACGATTAACCAGCAGCAAGATGATGAACTCATACAAGAAGTGCTTGCTCATGAAGACATAACTCGGCGAATTGATAACTTATTCGAAGCTAATACAGCCCATTCCGACGAGTTGCAAAAGGCGTTTGACAAATTACTTAAAGGTTCTGATAAAACAGACAGTGCTGTGAAAAAAGTAGAGAAAAATTTCTATGATTATGCTGCGGAAGCGGAAGCATTTATTGATGAATATAATGCTCTCGTTGATGCTGAGCATGAAAAAATGCAAAATGAGCTTAGTGATGTGATTGCAAATTCACGAGACATATCAACTCAAATTCAAGAATTAAATGCTGAGACATTTGATTGGGAAGAATCACCGTCACTGCAATATCTCGACGGACAAATGGTCTTCTCTGTCCAGCAAACTGCTTCAGCAGATTTAAATCATATGGCAGAATTGGTATCTTCATTAGACGAAAGCCAAGCCTCTATTTTTGGGTCAACGGATGAATTGCAAACGCGAGTGAACGAGGTTCAACAGCAATCTGATGAATTAAATGATAGGTGGGCAGTTAACGTGGACTCCACTGAATTAATTCGCGACGATGTTCACGGTGTCCTTGGTAATACCGTTGTAGATGGACAGGAGAACCCATTCATTTACAGTTATTTATCTAGTCCTGTTGAAGTAGAAGGACATGTAGATGGTCAGGTATTATCAGAAACAGAAGACCGTATGCCGCCTGTTATCATGTTTGTAATTATTTTATTAAGCGGGCTATTAATAGGGTTTTTGAGTCATTACTACTCTCATAATTCCTATCTCGTACAATCCGGTCTATTCATCTTACTAAATTTAGCTGTAGGTCTAATTATTAGTATATATGGGCTTAACATTTATACATTTGACAACGCACAAAGTGTCCAGTGGTCGATCTTTACAATACTATTATTATTCGCTTGTTCTAATATTGTCCGTGGAGGGTTGTTCATTGGGCCATTCGCAGGCTGGCTGGCAAGTATTGTGATGATCATGTTCTTCATTACACCATTGATCAATATCATTGTACCGGAATTCAATGTTCATCACCCGATTGAAAGAGCCTATATGTCTCTTCAATACGGAGGACAATCAACACCTTATATGATGATGGGGATTCTCTTGGCTGTCACGATTCTGGTATCCGCCTTTATTTATATGTGGCAAATATTGCGAATCAATCCAGAGGTGGATGAAGATGAAGCGAAGCAAGCTTCTTAG